The genomic region TAGAGACTTTCTCATCAATGAACACCGTGAGACCTATAGGTCTGTTTGTTACCGGGACGGATACGGGCGTTGGGAAGACGCTGATTGCGGCCGGACTTGCGCACGCCCTGCAGACTCTGGGGGTCGATATCGGTGTGATGAAGCCGGTCGAGACCGGCTGCCCGATGCGAGATGGCCGGCTGCAGCCGCCGGATGCCTTAGCGCT from Candidatus Methylomirabilis lanthanidiphila harbors:
- a CDS encoding dethiobiotin synthetase, producing the protein MHLPRARGDESSVIEQNPPQPPFSKGGSGGISGRQLETFSSMNTVRPIGLFVTGTDTGVGKTLIAAGLAHALQTLGVDIGVMKPVETGCPMRDGRLQPPDALA